One genomic segment of Danio aesculapii chromosome 15, fDanAes4.1, whole genome shotgun sequence includes these proteins:
- the ubash3bb gene encoding ubiquitin associated and SH3 domain containing Bb translates to MAAKEDLYSKIIPRRLRQNSCVSVKHGSNLDVLLSMGFPQQRALKALASTGGRSVQLACDWLFSHLDDPFLDDSLPREYVLYLRPSGPLQNQLSHFWQQSRFTCGKNKAHNIFPHITLCQFFMCPDSKLVALCEALQSSVNQWRGRFPSPLPLELYTSTNFIGLFVEEQVAETLKQFAADFAVEAAAKADVHVEPHKKQLHLTLAYHFPTNHYHSLEKLAKGIEVKLGCDWLAALFSRDIRFANHETLRVMYPYTPQNDDELELVPGDSIFSSTLEQMSTSEGWVYGTSLGTGISGLLPENYVSPADESDTWVFHGSHSFFCTSPSEKGSKETKALDGLLNIRCFENSRLGESAILSVICQPMQVLRSNIQSRAPKRTLFVCRHGERMDVVFGKHWLSQCSDSKGRYVRRNLNMPAALPARGATHRDYEMDAPITVVGSTQAKIVGEALLESNTSIDFVYCSPSLRCVQTAHEILRGMQQDSRLSIRVEPGLFEWTKWVSGTSLPAWIPPTDLAAANLNVDTTYRPHVPISKLTISEAYETYISRSNQVTKDILSYCKNKGKNILFVGHASSLEACTRQLQGLSSQNPKDFVQVVRKIPYLGLCACEEQGDSGIWQLVDPPILPLTHGPNHSFSWRETLQQE, encoded by the exons GCTAAAAGCTCTGGCATCAACTGGAGGCAGAAGTGTCCAGCTTGCATGCGACTG GCTTTTCTCTCATTTGGATGACCCGTTCCTAGATGACTCTTTACCCAGAGAGTATGTGCTGTACCTGCGCCCCAGTGGGCCTTTACAAAACCAGCTTTCTCATTTCTGGCAGCAGTCTCGCTTCACTTGCGGAAAGAACAAAGCTCACAACATATTTCCACACATCACGCTTTGCCAGTTCTTTATG TGTCCAGACAGTAAACTAGTGGCTCTGTGTGAAGCTCTGCAGTCTTCTGTGAATCAGTGGAGAGGACGTTTCCCCAGCCCTTTGCCTCTGGAGCTCTACACCTCCACCAATTTCATCGGCCTGTTCGTGGAGGAGCAGGTGGCAGAGACGCTCAAGCAGTTTGCGGCGGACTTCGCGGTGGAGGCTGCTGCTAAAGCGG ATGTCCATGTGGAACCCCATAAAAAACAGCTTCATCTGACTCTGGCCTATCACTTCCCAACCAATCATTATCACTCCTTGGAAAAGTTGGCAAAAGGAATTGAGGTCAAATTGGGTTGCGATTGGCTTGCTGCCCTCTTCTCTCGGGATATACGATTTGCCAATCATGAG ACGTTGCGAGTGATGTACCCCTACACTCCTCAGAACGATGATGAGCTGGAACTGGTGCCGGGAGACTCGATATTTTCATCCACATTGGAGCAAATGAGCACTAGTGAGGGCTGGGTGTACGGCACGTCTCTGGGCACCGGCATCTCTGGACTGCTGCCTGAAAACTATGTGAGCCCGGCTGATGAGTCGGACACGTGGGTCTTCCATGG GTCGCACTCCTTCTTCTGTACATCTCCATCAGAAAAGGGTTCCAAAGAGACCAAAGCATTAGATGGGTTGCTCAACATTCGATGCTTTGAAAACTCCAGGCTGGGAGAGTCTGCCATCTTGAGTGTCATTTGCCAACCTATGCag GTCCTTCGCTCTAACATCCAGTCTCGAGCTCCTAAAAGAACCCTGTTTGTATGTCGGCACGGAGAGAGAATGGATGTAGtttttgggaaacactggctcTCTCAGTGTTCTGACTCTAAAG GCAGGTACGTGAGGAGGAACCTAAATATGCCCGCAGCTCTGCCTGCTCGGGGTGCAACACACAGGGACTACGAAATGGATGCTCCTATAACAGTGGTTGGATCCACACAGGCTAAGATAGTGG GGGAGGCTCTGCTGGAAAGTAATACCAGTATTGATTTTGTATATTGTTCACCCAGCCTTCGGTGTGTCCAGACAGCTCATGAAATCCTCAGAG GAATGCAGCAAGATAGCAGACTAAGCATTCGAGTGGAGCCTGGGCTGTTTGAGTGGACTAAATGGGTCTCGGGAACATCTTTGCCTGCTTGGATACCCCCTACAGATCTTGCTGCGGCCAATCTTAATGTAGACACAACATACAG ACCTCATGTGCCCATCAGCAAACTAACCATCTCTGAGGCGTATGAAACATACATTAGTCGCAGCAACCAGGTGACCAAAGACATTTTGTCCTACTGCAAAAATAAGG GAAAAAATATTCTGTTTGTGGGACATGCTTCCTCTCTGGAGGCCTGCACTCGACAACTCCAGGGTCTTTCTTCACAGAATCCTAAAGACTTTGTGCAAGTAGTCCGTAAG ATTCCATACCTGGGTTTGTGTGCCTGTGAGGAGCAGGGGGACTCAGGAATCTGGCAGCTTGTGGATCCACCAATTCTTCCCTTGACTCATGGGCCAAACCACAGCTTCagctggagagaaaccttacagcaagaatga